A section of the Campylobacter lanienae NCTC 13004 genome encodes:
- the gmhB gene encoding D-glycero-beta-D-manno-heptose 1,7-bisphosphate 7-phosphatase — MKKIKALFLDRDGVINKDPGYVYRIEDFEFMPGIFVALRGFIELGFEIFVVTNQSGIGRKYYTQADFDKLSEYMINEFKAKGVNIKKIYYCPHAPDDNCECRKPKSGMFLKALSEFNIDMKSSIMIGDKQSDIDAASGAGVGKGFLLDGDKFSSVMDVLEYIKGLR; from the coding sequence ATGAAAAAGATTAAAGCACTATTTTTAGATCGTGATGGGGTGATAAATAAAGACCCCGGTTATGTGTATCGTATAGAAGATTTTGAGTTTATGCCTGGGATTTTTGTGGCTTTAAGGGGTTTTATAGAGCTTGGATTTGAGATTTTTGTCGTAACAAATCAATCTGGCATAGGCCGTAAATACTACACTCAAGCTGATTTTGATAAACTTAGTGAGTATATGATAAATGAGTTTAAAGCCAAAGGTGTGAATATCAAAAAAATTTACTATTGTCCGCATGCGCCTGATGATAATTGCGAGTGTAGAAAGCCGAAGTCTGGTATGTTTTTAAAGGCTTTGAGCGAATTTAATATAGATATGAAAAGCTCAATTATGATAGGTGATAAGCAAAGTGATATTGACGCAGCTAGTGGCGCTGGAGTTGGCAAGGGCTTTTTGCTTGATGGGGATAAATTTAGTAGCGTGATGGATGTTTTGGAGTATATAAAGGGGTTAAGATGA
- a CDS encoding c-type cytochrome, producing the protein MKKIVLLVALACVGAFAADGADIYKKCAVCHGAKAEKKYLNKVPALVDTDPAQRLADMKAYKAGTLNDGKGKIGMGAIMKGQMATLSDADMEAVSNYISTLK; encoded by the coding sequence ATGAAAAAAATAGTTTTATTAGTTGCATTAGCCTGTGTTGGTGCATTCGCTGCTGATGGTGCTGACATTTACAAAAAATGTGCAGTTTGTCATGGTGCTAAAGCTGAAAAAAAATATCTAAATAAAGTTCCAGCTCTAGTTGATACAGATCCAGCTCAAAGATTAGCTGATATGAAAGCTTATAAAGCTGGCACTCTAAATGATGGTAAAGGCAAAATCGGCATGGGCGCTATCATGAAAGGCCAAATGGCTACTTTAAGCGATGCTGATATGGAAGCTGTAAGCAACTATATTTCAACTCTTAAATAA
- the rfaE1 gene encoding D-glycero-beta-D-manno-heptose-7-phosphate kinase, with protein sequence MSRVLVVGDLMIDHYIWGSCDRISPEAPVQVVNIKNETKRLGGCGNVVSNLIALGAEVGVISVVGDDELGGEILKLLKDRGAKAELVIAQKGRKSSQKSRVMVTHQQVLRLDTESTSDIDCADEIVGKFQGILNSYDIVLLSDYGKGVLSDYLTKQIISITKNSAKMVLVDPKGKDYSKYKGATLLTPNKKEASEALGFVIDSDEKLELALKTMKMNYELEYSLITLSEDGIGLLAQKMVKFPALAKEVFDVTGAGDSVLATLGYCLASKMSIEDAIDNANLAAAVVVGKVGSADASWGEIESLKSKKIGFERKLVKLDELLKVDRSGKSLVFTNGCFDILHFGHISYLQKAKMLGDILVVGLNSDSSVRGLKGDSRPVNTQFDRAAMLCAMEFVDFVVIFDDDTPYEMIKAIGPDVLVKGADYEGKVVVGSEFAKRVELIEFVEGKSTTNIIEKIRN encoded by the coding sequence ATGAGTAGAGTGTTGGTAGTTGGGGATTTGATGATTGACCACTATATATGGGGGAGTTGTGATCGCATAAGCCCAGAAGCCCCAGTTCAAGTAGTAAATATCAAAAACGAAACCAAAAGATTAGGCGGTTGTGGGAATGTAGTTTCGAATTTGATCGCTCTTGGGGCTGAAGTTGGCGTAATAAGCGTAGTTGGCGATGATGAGTTAGGTGGTGAAATTTTAAAGCTTTTAAAAGATCGTGGCGCAAAAGCTGAGCTAGTGATCGCACAAAAAGGACGCAAATCTAGCCAAAAAAGCCGTGTAATGGTAACTCATCAACAGGTTCTTAGGCTAGATACAGAGAGCACTAGCGATATTGATTGCGCTGATGAGATAGTGGGTAAATTCCAAGGCATTTTGAATAGTTATGATATTGTTTTGTTAAGTGATTATGGTAAGGGAGTTTTGAGTGATTATCTAACAAAACAGATAATCTCAATTACCAAAAACAGCGCCAAAATGGTCTTAGTAGATCCTAAAGGGAAAGATTATAGTAAATACAAGGGCGCAACACTTCTAACGCCGAATAAAAAAGAGGCAAGCGAGGCTTTGGGGTTTGTGATTGATAGTGATGAGAAACTGGAATTAGCTCTAAAAACTATGAAGATGAATTACGAGCTTGAGTATTCTTTGATCACTTTAAGTGAAGATGGGATAGGGCTTTTGGCTCAAAAGATGGTTAAATTCCCAGCTTTAGCAAAAGAGGTTTTTGATGTTACGGGTGCGGGGGATAGTGTCTTGGCTACTTTGGGGTATTGCCTAGCTAGTAAGATGAGTATCGAAGATGCTATAGATAATGCGAATTTAGCCGCAGCCGTTGTGGTAGGAAAGGTAGGAAGTGCGGACGCTAGTTGGGGAGAGATAGAGAGCTTAAAGAGCAAAAAGATAGGTTTTGAGCGAAAATTAGTAAAACTTGATGAGCTTTTGAAAGTTGATAGAAGCGGCAAGAGCTTGGTATTTACAAATGGGTGTTTTGATATTTTACATTTTGGGCATATTAGCTACTTACAAAAGGCTAAGATGCTTGGTGATATATTGGTCGTTGGGTTGAATTCAGATAGTTCAGTTAGGGGCTTAAAAGGTGATAGCAGACCGGTAAATACGCAGTTTGATAGGGCGGCTATGCTGTGCGCTATGGAATTTGTGGATTTTGTAGTGATATTTGATGATGATACGCCTTATGAGATGATTAAGGCTATTGGGCCTGATGTGCTAGTTAAGGGTGCTGATTATGAGGGCAAGGTGGTTGTAGGTAGCGAGTTTGCTAAAAGAGTTGAGTTGATTGAATTTGTAGAGGGCAAGAGCACTACAAATATAATAGAAAAAATAAGAAATTAA
- the rfaD gene encoding ADP-glyceromanno-heptose 6-epimerase produces MRVLITGGAGFIGSNLAKHFMGENEVLVVDKFRSNETFSNGNLKSFGHYKNLIGFRGDIYCGDICDIDTIKKMRDFAPDVIYHEAAISDTTVAEQDEIMRVNLNSFKDILDIAYQNGSKVVYASSGATYGDAPSPQSVGVGENPANVYGFSKLMMDEMGREYHAKTGLHIVGLRYFNVYGDGEFYKNKTASMVLQFGLQILSGNAPRLFEGSDKIKRDFVYIKDIILANELAINGDSGVYNVGTGNARSFQDIADILQREIGVSLGNEYIKNPFASQYQYFTQADISPTKIGLKYEPKYSLEDGIREYLPAIKRIYNSEFRK; encoded by the coding sequence ATGAGAGTATTGATAACTGGTGGAGCAGGATTTATAGGGTCGAATTTGGCTAAGCATTTTATGGGTGAAAATGAAGTTTTGGTGGTGGATAAATTCCGCTCTAATGAGACTTTTAGCAATGGAAATTTAAAAAGCTTTGGCCATTATAAAAATTTAATTGGCTTTAGAGGCGATATATATTGTGGTGATATCTGCGATATTGATACGATCAAAAAAATGCGTGATTTTGCGCCAGATGTGATATATCACGAGGCTGCTATCTCTGATACTACGGTGGCTGAACAAGATGAGATTATGAGAGTGAATTTAAACTCATTTAAAGATATTTTAGATATCGCATACCAAAATGGCTCTAAAGTGGTCTATGCTAGTAGCGGTGCTACATATGGGGACGCTCCAAGCCCACAAAGTGTAGGTGTAGGTGAAAATCCGGCTAATGTCTATGGGTTTAGCAAGCTTATGATGGATGAGATGGGGCGAGAGTATCACGCTAAAACGGGACTTCATATAGTTGGGCTTAGGTATTTTAATGTATATGGTGATGGGGAATTTTATAAAAACAAAACCGCATCTATGGTATTGCAATTTGGATTACAAATTCTAAGTGGCAATGCCCCAAGGTTATTTGAAGGAAGTGATAAGATAAAAAGGGATTTTGTTTATATAAAAGATATAATTTTAGCCAATGAATTAGCGATAAATGGCGATAGCGGAGTCTATAATGTCGGCACGGGCAATGCTAGAAGCTTTCAAGATATCGCTGATATCTTACAGCGAGAAATCGGCGTAAGCTTAGGCAATGAATATATCAAAAATCCATTTGCATCACAATATCAATACTTCACTCAAGCTGATATATCGCCTACAAAAATTGGCTTAAAATATGAGCCAAAATATAGCCTTGAAGATGGGATAAGAGAGTATTTGCCAGCGATAAAGCGAATTTATAATAGCGAGTTTAGAAAATGA
- the gmhA gene encoding D-sedoheptulose 7-phosphate isomerase produces the protein MMSIFSDELRSHLEVANSVLSVEEQVMKVANIVIDTLKNGNKIIICGNGGSAADAQHFAAELTGRYKSERASLGAIALSTDTSAITAIGNDYGYDMIFSRQLSGVGRAGDLLVAISTSGNSQNVLKAIQVAKENGIKSVGLSGKGGGAMNDACDINIVVPSNDTARIQEMHILIIHTICAAVDGAFS, from the coding sequence ATTATGAGTATATTTAGTGATGAGTTAAGGTCGCATTTAGAGGTGGCGAATTCGGTTTTGTCTGTGGAAGAGCAAGTGATGAAGGTGGCAAATATCGTTATAGATACGCTTAAAAATGGTAATAAAATAATCATTTGTGGCAATGGCGGAAGTGCGGCCGATGCTCAACATTTTGCCGCTGAGCTTACAGGTAGATACAAAAGCGAGAGAGCCTCTCTAGGGGCTATAGCACTTAGTACCGATACATCTGCGATAACTGCTATTGGCAATGACTATGGATATGATATGATATTTTCAAGGCAACTTAGCGGAGTTGGTAGGGCTGGAGATCTATTAGTTGCGATTAGCACTAGTGGTAATAGTCAAAATGTCTTAAAAGCTATCCAAGTAGCTAAGGAAAATGGTATAAAAAGCGTTGGATTAAGTGGCAAGGGCGGTGGAGCGATGAATGATGCGTGTGATATAAATATCGTAGTTCCATCTAATGACACAGCTAGAATCCAAGAGATGCATATTTTGATAATTCATACGATTTGCGCAGCTGTGGATGGGGCGTTTAGTTAA